The nucleotide sequence TCGGCGGCACGGAGTCGCGGAGCTGATGTCCGATGGCGCTGGGGTTGAGGATCTGCTGCGCGTCTGTCTGGAACAATGATGAACTTtggcgcagcggaggtgagAAGAGCAGTATCAATGGCAACCTCGACGCACCAACAAGCAGGTACGCGGTCCTGAGAAGGGCCATTACAACGAAGTGAAAACCAAAAGGAAATGCACTTGATCGGGGGTTGAGGGAGGCAGGCAGTTGCGTCCGTGGCAGTGGCTCGTCAAGTGCCTCCCTGGACGCTGTCGTCGTGTACTTGCCGAGGGAACAAGTCCAGTGGAGAAGGGAATCCAGGAGCAGAGATACCGCACCAAGGGCGCAGAGGAAAACCAatgcggagagggaggagacagaTGAGAGAGGCATAGTACATGACAGCGGCCTCGAGGGCAGCTCTGTATTGAGTGAGATGGGGTATGAGCACGAGGCGGCAATCACGGCAATACCGCTACCAACACCTTTCATTGAATCCCTACGACCCATTATgtgtgggaaggggggataGACAGTGCTCCTTGGCGTTCAGCTATGCTTTTTTCGGGGTGCACTCCGTCGCGACGTCTCGCAaaagacacccacaccctcGACATTTTCTCCGGGCGTGCTGCGGTGTGACCGTTTTGTTCTTCCTTCGCCCAGTGCCTCTTTTGCACTTCACATTCACATGACTGCAGACGTGAGAAAAGGCACGCACGGACCGCCTGGCTGCGAGGATCGAGGGATGGCGtgcatagagagagagaaagagagatggaTAGATAAATTGGCAgcggaggaaggagaggggataCGGTGAAGAAGACGAGGTTGTTCAACgtcacacgtacacgcagcTCTTTCCCCACTTCCTCATCTGCGCACCCTCACAGACGCGCGCAGCAGATGcaaacgcagagagaggagaagcgacaAGGGTAAGAAACACCACATTCGCGGGAAGCTGTGCCATCGAGTCAAGTGCAGCGCTGAGAAATAGTCTCCATAACGCCCTTCATAGAGCCTTTTGTTCGATCCAGCTGCACTCGCACGAGCTGCAGTTGTTCCTCGTTGAGGCTCTCCAGGTCTGTCACGGTTACCAATGTGCTCTGTGTTACGTGTATCAGCCGCACTGGGTCCGCCTCTTCAGCCTTGCGCTTCCGTTGGCGGTGTGCTGTCTTGCCCTTCGCCGTtgtctccttcccttttcctaTGGACGATGGCGGCTCAACGTGCACCTCTGCTTCGCGCAGCATCGTCGCCGTGAGACCGGAGGAAGAGATGTTCAAAAGGCgggagagcagcgccgcagcgttCAGCCCGTCTTCGAAGCGACTCTCCTCACGCATCGCAACGAGGAGCGACCAGGCACTGCGACCCTTGGCTTGTTTTCCACCTAGCAATGCTCGCACCTGCTCGTATGCGCTCATTACGCGCTCGTTCAGCTGCCACTCTGCCGTGCGTTGCTGGTCGCACTGCTCTGTGTGCGCCGCATCTCGGCGCATCTGTGAAAGCAAGGCACGCAGCATCGGTGCTGAGAGTGAAGCGCGCAGCTCTGCTGATAATTGTCGGAGGAGTTGCTCATCGCTCGCTTCGCAGACAGTGTTCTTCTCGCCGGTGTCCGTATCGGAGGAGTGGTCCAGTGTGCCTGGGGCGTCCTCGCAAGATTTCGATCCGGGAGCAGCATTGCCGGCACCCTTGACGCCAGATGACAAGGTCATAACACTCTCTATTGATTCCGTGTACGCCGCGTACGCGGTGTGATGGTTCACGAGTTCGCGCCACGCGCGTTGCGCAGTCAGGGTGCCTTTGCGCCGAAGCACCTGCTGCAAGTGtatctctgcctcttctgtGGAGATGATATGACTCGCGCTGAGGTAAAGGCGGCCATAGAGCCTTCCTCCGAAAGAAATGGCTTCGCCAGGTGCAGTGGACAGGGTCTGATGTGAAATGGCGAAAGAGCGCTGCCCCGTTGCCCTATTGTGAGCCTCCTGCTTGCCGTCGACAAGGGGGGGCACGGTGTCCCGCCACGCCTGTAGCGACCAGCGTACATGCACCAACTTTGAAAATACCATTGCCGCTCGCGCGACGTCATCCATGGTGCAGGTAAAGTGACAGTAACGCGTCACGGCAGCAAGCCAGCGGTCATCGATGGCGACGCTATGCATCGGCGTCGCATGGCTCACCGATGCTCCTTGGGAGGTAGGGGGTGGAGAATCCACATTCCTGCTGAGCTCATTGGCAGTGGCAGAGGAAATGCCTACGCTACCGTAATGAATAGCGCCGAGTTGTGCCTTTTCAATGAGGCTTACAAGATACatgctgtgcagcagctgagccAGGTGCGCATTCCAGCTGCCCCGCTGTGTCCATCTAGGGGGCGCCGTCACCGTATCTGTTGGGCCATCTGCAATTGCAATAACAGGGGATTCTGAGATAGGCGTCGAGTCTACCAAAGCGTGTACATATTCAGACACGACAGTCTCACCGCGATGCGCTGGGagtgcagcagaggaggaggacggcatGGGAGGAGGTGTGGAACGCACGAGTCGATACTACGCGTCTCTCAAGAGCTCGCCTACTCAAGCCAAACTTCAAAGGGAACGTGTAGCTGCCACAAGAGGCTACCTGGTGTGTGATACCACCGGTATGAGGTGAATTCAGTGTATCCGTgcttgctgcagctgggcgaAAGGGTGGCAAGTGAGATGCGCGCGCCCATCTCTCGCCAGGCTCAGCGGACAGAGAAGCGGAGAGCTGTGCGCGCGTAAACCAGCACGACCGCACAGCACTCGGCGTATGTAAAGAAGACTTGCCTGTCTATGCAGGTCCCTCCACCCTGCCTTCCCCTTGAGTAAGAGCGTCTCTGACGGAagtatgggtgtgtgtgtgtgtatctaCGTGCGTGTATCTGACCCGTGCCAGTATACAGAAAGTAGAACATGCGCACCGATTCTGAGAGACTCCACAGAAGTGATAATAATAAGAAAGCACAGAGCCCGAGATCGGCAGCGTGCGGGCGTGAAAGGCGTTCACCACTGAGAAGTAAACAAGATGGAGAGGTATGGGAAATCAAGGGGGCGAGCGAAGAAGTGGGTGCGCGAGCACAACGAAAGACAGGGGGAAAGTCTCATAAACATCGTTTAAGGATCATGTACGCCCTCTACAAGCGCTGGAGGTTGTGCCCCAGGggcgaagggaggggggggcagatAGAAGGCATCGCACAGGGCGCAATGACACACGTGCGAAGACAGAACGCCTTCTCAGCGCTTTGTACGTTCTATTACACAGACCTACTCGGGGCCCCATTCATTAGCCTTCTCATGCAAGCGCAACCacaaagaagaaacacaGATTGGGACAAGAGACTCATGGTGTGCCAGAGCGCCACTGCTGTCAAGGAAAAGGGTCGCCCCGCCCAAATCTCGCTCTCCAAAGCCTGtgggagcgagcgagaggctCCCTTCACTCATGGAAACTATTAGGACTCACGACGACGCATTTCAGAGACAAGAGTGGACGGATAAAGGTAAAGAGTATCTACGCAGAAATAAAAAGTGTCCTCACAGGCACGCTTGCGAGTGCACCAAAGTCACGTTGTGAGACGTTATCCAGCACGTGCTGTGGCTAAGATGATTCGGTCTTTACTGGAAAGGGGGGCGGACGTGGGGAGTCCCTGTAGAGAGCGCTCTCTAGCGCTTGACTGAGAGGAACacagaaaggcaaaaaaaaaaatgaaggaaGTCACTGAATGTGTGCGCACGCAGGCACCGGTACATACTTATTTTAGACAGCCATCCACTCCCACTGCCTAACATCAGAGTCCACCGCATAGCTCCCCATGTATATAGTGGATgagcaggggggggggatgggcgggtggaggaggaggaggggataGAGAGACGGCAAAAGCTCACACAACGTGCAACACGGAGGACAGTCGTGCGTGTTATCGCGCTTCTGCACTTTTCAgaccaccccacccccgctctTCCCAGCACTTCGGTGCGTCCCAGCGACATTATCAGTCTCTATaggtgtatgtatgtgtgcatgcaTGGATGGATGTGCGCCTGGCACTCAGTCTCGGAACAAATCAGCAATCTATGGAGTCAAGCAGTCATGCAAGGAGATGCATTTCATTGTCTtcaagaagcaaagaaaaataTGTATGTTCCCACAAAACCAAAAAAACTTGTCGCTGGCGACCatatgtgggtgggtgggaagCTGTTGCATGCCAGAATACCCCAAGAGTGGTGCTAGCAGGGCGATGGTTTCCTACTAGGGGTTctgagaggaagaaagaaggCGTGAGGCTGTCCTTCACCAGACTCGCAACTTCGTGCGAGCGATGGGCAGAAGAAGGCCATGACGGAGTAACGTCTACTGTGTATTCGAGCTCTAATGGGAGACCTACAACTCCACTTCAGCAAGAGCCAAAAAGATGAACTCATTCTTGGCCCCATCGGGGTACATCTTCCCACGCTCACCCGAGCGATCTTCCTCAATACCACGAAGAGCAAGACAAGGGGCggacagcgagagggagagagagagaaacaacatggcaaaaacaaaaagaaaaagagagaggaagcctCCCACACTCAACTCCTGAGGACAGGCACGATATTCTCAGAGCGTGTGTTGCCAGTGGGGCCGTCACGCGTTCCAATGAATTAACGCCTTCCTCCGCTACTGTAAAAAAGCAACCCTTCGAGTTCAAAACACCTCAAACagcaaaaggagaagagacgcCGAGGCACCAGTCCGACGCCCCCCAAACCCCCCTTCCCGCTATTACATGCACAGCAACATCTGCTGGGGACAGAtgcgccacgcacacgcatacacccctcacctcctctgcctttAGAAGAGAAGTATGAGGAGCGCGACGGGAGAAGCGTGAGTGGGTGAGGCAGGCGTAGCATCACGAATACCTCGCAGTGAGCGAGGTTTCGCTCACGGGCGACCGGGTGAGTGGGGCGAAGGAAACGCAGCCGGGAtaaagagaaggaagcaaaCAAGAAGATCGAGAAGAAAGAACCATTTCACAAGGCAATACAGCGAGTACTGAGCTTGAAAGAGGATCAAGAGTACAGAGGACTCTAGGAggttacccccccccctcctcccctcccgcAACACACACCACATAGCCACCTCAGCTCCTCATTGcctctgccaccgcagcaatACGCGCCTTTGCGCTGCGCTTGTCGTCCTTCATGGAGGTGTGCGTCCAGGCCTTAGCGACCTTCGACATCCGGGTCGAGCTGGGAATGTCGCGCAGCACaggaagcagcgccgcgtagGTGGCGCCAAAGGGGTTGCGTCTATAATACCGAGGCACCTTGATATCACTCTGTTTGAGCGTCAGGAGATTCAAATCCTTGCGTGCCGCCGGCGATGGTGAGGGGAGCGACACGCGGCGCCTGGAGCTCTGGTCCTTGCGAGCTGGCCTCCTCACAGAAGGTGGACTAACCATCGACTTCAGCCCCGTCCGCTTCTCCAGAAGTTCCGTTGCGCGCGCTATGCGGCGATTCAGACCCTTGAGGGCGTGCGTCTCTGCCCACAGCGCCTTGATCTGGCGAGAACCCAGGATCTTGGGATGATTTGGAATCAGCCCAGTCAAGCGCATGTAACGGTAAAACCGGAGGTAGGGGTTTCGGCGGTGACGAGCTGCGCTGGTCCTCCACTTGGCGACGGTACGCTGCAGCTTTGACCTTCTCGAAGTGGCCCTGAACGTCTTCCGAGCCCTCCGCTTGGGCACCTTTGACCTGCCTGCCGCCTTTTTCTTGGACGCCGACGGCTTTGCGGCCGCGTTCCTCGCAAGGTGCAATTTGGGTGAAGCTAATTTCTTAGGCACCCTACGTGCTCCGCGTTTGCTGGGCACGCTTTTCAGCTTTAGTGCTGTGGCCTTGCGAGAGGGCCTCACTCTCAGCCCCTTTTTCGTCTTCCCGGACGCTATGCGGAACTTCGTCGATGTTGCCAActtgtggctgctgcgccttgccGGCCTCTTTGCGCTCCTGTGGTCGGCGTGCTTCGACCGGCGCTTGGCGATCTTCCTGCTCATCTTCCTGGAAAGCCTCTTCGTGTGTTTCCGGTTCTTGTTCAGCAGTCGCACGGCCATCTCAACACGCTTcggcgcagagagcgagcgctGCTGACCTGTCATGACCCACATGCGAAGCACGCGCTTGCGGCTTGCCTCTGTGGACGGAAGCTTGGTGCGTCGCATCACCTCGGCACGGAAAGCAGCAAAGGGCGTAGCGGCTCTTTTCTTGTGCTGTTGCCGTCGCTTTACACGAATAGCTTTGAGTTTCGTATCCGTTGTGCGCACGAGCTTTCGCtgggacgctgctgcggccgacCTTCGTCCAGGCCTTGCAGTCATCCGCACTTGGCGGTTGATCAACGGGGCTTCTTTGCGGTagacctgcagcgccgccgccacccgcgGTGCAGAAAAGCGGCTGCCGTACTGCGGTGCTGTCTTGCGCCACAAGATGCCAGCAGCCTTcatccgcagcggcggcttcgTAGTTTTGAGCGGCACACTTACCGCCTTGAAGAAGCTGGCAAACGGTGGCCGGCGGATCAACAACGCCTGCATCGATCTCGAGAACATCGTGCGTGTTtccctttttgttgttgttatttttttttttccgcggTTGGTCGTACTTTGCGTGTGCCTCCTattcttttgttttttttcgtgttAGATGACGTTGTCTAcgtcactgtgtgtgtgtgtgtgtgctcgagGTAGTCCGCAGAGGGAAGAGTCAGGGAAACGTTTAGGCTGTtcgtggggaggagggcgggcGCGGCGGGCGCCAAGGAAGAtgtgaaagagaaggacaTCGCGGTACCACACGCGGTGAGAAGAGCACGCGtaggagaagaaaagcgagggCGATAGGCAAGCGGGTGAGATGGTATGAGAGAGCGCGGGCAAAAGGGGTACGGTGAACAGAGCAGTAGAAGGAGCACCAGTgggtgaagagaggcagggaaatccaaagcgagagaagaaaaggtaCCGTCTTTGACTCTTTGCAGAACGGCGCTGTACATGCCGTCACGTTCACACTGGCTGACAGGCCTGGTAGAGAGGGAACACCCAACCAAGTGTGGAGAAGAGCCACGAACTGCCTGCGGGTCAAATTGGCTAGCGAGGGAAAACCGCGATGTCCAACGTGTGGCGTGTCTGTCTCGGTGATGCCCTGGAGGTTTCCTCCACAGAGCCACTCAGCGCGTCCACTACTTTCTCTTTGCTGGGATGCTTACGTTTGCTCAGGTTTCCCGCACTATGCGGGATGGATGTGTGCTCTtcacttttctcttttcccagAAGCTGCACGGAAACAGTCGGAGTACAGCCTAACATGAgacctcctcccctgcaGCCTcagtgcacacacgcacggcgaGACAGCTGAGCATAAGTTTGCGTGTAAGTCCTCATCTGTAGCACCACCAGTAAGGGAGGAGGGTTAATCCAATTCACACTTGTAAGGGGTGTGGCCGTGTTTATGTGTGGGTGAGTAAAACGTACGGGGGGGGTGTCTGTGTACTTATGCCCttcagaagagagaagaaagagcacaaacaaaggaaaaaaatgagaACAAATCGCTGATTCCCTGAGAATGACAATATGGCAGGAATGACAGTTTGGAGAAGGATAAAGCGAGGAGTATTTCCCATCTCCCATCTCTAGCCCAAACGCTTGGTGCTCGCCACTAGCACACACCTGCATACACATCCACCAAGACAGACGAATaggggaagaaaggagaggggtggtAAGAActggaggaaaagaaagcgaaagagagcacTCAAAGAAGGGCCATACAAGCGCAGGCATGAtgaaagaagagcaacaacaaggaggaggcaagcCGGTGCACAGGTGTGTCGGTGCGTTAGATCCGTGTTGACCCTCTGCCCTCATTGCACTCTCGGGCATGGTGACGTGGCGCTccactcctctcctcacgTTACGCACCTCATTGTCAAGCAACCTTCCAAGGAGAGTGGGAAGGGGTGATTGGTGATTGACTGTGTGAGTGAGGAGCGGTGTTTGAGGaatgaaggggggaggagtgacAGGGAGGCTGCCACCGTTCCCTCTCTACCAAGatagagggaaagaggctcGTAAACACGaaaagtgtgtgtgcgtatatAAGTGGGAGATGAAGACGCAAGCGCAACCGTGCACAAACATAAACACAAACATCGAAGAAAGAAAGGCTTAGAAGGGTGAGTGCGAAACGAGTACAGAAGTGATGGCACGGGTGACGCACTGATGAGGGGGCCTTGTCGACCACTCCAGCCTCCGCAGCGCATGCACATCTGACCAtcagcagagaagagaggcaagtAGAAGAGGCCATCTACCCCAATCATGAGACGACAtcccgcacacacaaaagggggaaaaatAGAAGCAAAGCCAGTGAAcagacaccaccaccaactcCATACACCTGCCGAAGACTTTCAACAGTGAGCTAGTCCCGGCCCTTGTGCATCTCGCGTCACGGCGCCATACGGTTGACATGTGCCGATAAACAGCGGTGGGCCGGGATCTCTCTCAAGGGTTCCGCTGAAAGAATccggaagaggagagcggcagggagaagaagaccCTGGAACCAAAGGCGTATTGGAAAGGACTGGTGTATAGCTGTAGGAGCAACGCCACCgaagggcgagagagcgagaggaaaggctgagaaagaggggggtgggggaaatCGTCCCAAGACAGAAGGTGTGCACAACTAAAGGAATCTACTCATATAAACGTCCGTCTAGCCATGAGGCAATGCGCAAACAGAGCCCGACAGCGAGAAAAGTACATCACTGCAGAGGGCGCGCTGTAGGTGTGGCGAAGGAGGTGTGAGTGTGGCAAGGCTTGGGTGTATGGCTGGACGGCTTCGACTGGTAAAACAAAACCTGCAGAACAAGGACAGCAGGAAGATTTCTCCAGAAGGCGATGAGCGACCACAATGACCCGTAGCCCACAAGAACGACTGTTGTCACAGGAAATGCGACAGATTTGTTCTACAGCACATCTACGGCGCGCTCTTCAGAAACTAacgtgccccccccccccacacacacacagacacagacacagacgAATTCCAAGCTGCCGCGCATTGCACACTTCCGTTTTGCTACACCGATGCGCCGCGCACAACAACGCAGTTCTCATCGGGGTTGGAGGGTTTCACGTCGGCCGGCTTCTTGATGGAGCCAAAGGGCATCTGCGCAATAAGTTGCCAGTCCTCCGGGATGTCAAACGCGGTGCGGAGCTCTGCCTCAATCAGCTCGTTGTaatgctgcagcgacgcaccaATTCCATCCTGCGCGAGGGCGGACCACACCGCGAACTGAGCCATTGCGGATGCATGCTGCGAGAAGGTCAGCATGCTTGCAGCGTACCGCGGATATGTTTGCTGCTGTATCTTGATGGCTGCGCTATCCTCGTAGAAGAGAATAGTCCCGGCGCCTGCGGCGAAGCAGTTGTTCACCTTCATCTCACTCTCTGTGTACTGCTCCTCGGTTGTCACCTTCTTGAGCGCCGCCTTCACGATTGTCCAGACCTTCTGGTGGTCCGCGCCGAAGAGGATGACAGCACGAGAACTCTTTACattgaaggaggaggggcactGGCGAATGGTATCCTCGATAGTCTTGATGACCTCTTTGTCACTTTGCGGAAGAGTGCTGTCCAGGCTATAGATGGAGCGGCGCTTGGAGAGGGCATCGATGTACTGCGCCGAAGGCTTGATGGGACCTGAGCCGCTGGCCCTACCACCGGCATTATCGTGGGAATCCTCCTTTGGGGGCCACGGAACTCTTCGAAAAGCAGTGCATGACTGTTTTCGACACGAATTACCCGCTTCGTCAGGTGGgtaggaggagggaaacgtACAGGTTCAACGGAGAGGCTCGAACACAAACAACGACAAGTGCTGCGCCAGTCGAAGGAGAACGCAAAGGGCCGGAATGAAGAAATGAATGATGCAAActacagcagagagagaaagcgccgCGCATTCGAATGCAAGCCGTGAAGGGAAAGGatgaaggggaagggggtgaggtAAGCGGATGAAGTCAGTGAAGGggcaaaaaaaggagggaaaacgCAGAGATGGTGTCTAGACACCATCCAAATCGTGCACTGGAAGAGAGTGCAGAGAGGCGCAGCCAGGAGCGCATAACCACGGAAGTAAGGAAGGGGAAACATACATCGGTAGCAGCGATGAAAGACATGACGAAAaccgaagagagaagaagcactagaaaaaaatgaaaagagaacagTCATCTCGTCAGGGTGGGGCGAAAGAGCAGCCAAAGAAGCGAATGAGAGGGCCAAAGTGAGCAGCcgctacacacacgcacacgcacacgcatgtgGAGAAGCGACGCGGTCTTGAACGATGAACACCGCTGGCAGGCCTCTCGGAGGGAAATTAGCGGTCGCTTCTTGCTTTCTCATAGCGTATCATAAACTATAGGGAAGATGGCATCATGCGAAGCCACAACCCCCCATCCACATGGGAGCCCAGCCTTCTCTTCCGTCCTCTTTGAATGGCATATGAGGTGCTCCTGCCTGACAAACACGACTGACCGCAGAGCGCCAGGCACGTCTTcagagacacacaccacGCGAGAGTAGCCGTCGGTGGCCAAACAAGAAAGTAAACAGCAAGGAAGAAACGTAAGgggcacgcacatgcgcgcacacaaaaaTGCGCGAGTAGCGTGTGTCGGTACACGAAGAATATGAAGTCGAAAAGTTACATACAATGGTACGAAGCGAGACCTATAGGACCACCTGCACCACTGCAACAGCACGCAGACAGCCGAGAAAGGCATGTGTAGAACAAGAAGCATTTATGAGGCCTCTGAGATGCTTGTAAAGTAAAATCACAGAGGAGGTTTGGCCCTGCACCCCAGCCTCCACCAGAATCGTGCAACGCATTTCTAAATTCGTTGGCTCATCAGTTTGTCTCTTTTTAGACAAAAGGCGCGAGTAACGAAGCGCTAAAACGTAATGGACTGTGGCGTcgacggtggcagtgacAGGGATGTGATAACGGTCGCAGGGCTGTTCCCCCCTGCTGGCGTTGTTAAAGGCTCCTGCGATGGGGAGGAAGTGCTAGTGAATGCAACCTGGGTGTTTGTCCCGTCTGCCGCATTCGTCGAGGGTGCGTCCGGTGAGAATGAGGCTATGGCGGCTTTCTCATTCAACGTCTGGGGCGAGCTCGACTCAGTCTTTTCGGCTGCCTCCGCTTTCAGGGCGCGCTCCTCCGCCAGCTTCGCTTTGCCGACCTCTAGCCGGTGTTGCCGCTCCTCCTTGGTGAGCGAGCGCCACCGCTCGCCAATCACGCGCATGCGCTCTTTTGGCGCCAAGTGGTGCAGGGAGGCCATGTGCTCTCTCACAAACACCGAGTACGGCGACCCTGCAGAACGCTTGACAGCCCTCTTTGCAGGGACCGCCACGTCGGTGCTTGCCTCTGCCCCCGCCTTCCCTGTGGTTCCCTTGGGAAACTTCTTCTGTGCCTTTCCCTGCGCCTTCTTTGTCTCCTTCGCTGACGATGGCGCTGAGGCTGGTGAAGCCGGCTTCTTTCGCACGGGTATCACTGGCAGAGCAGGTGTTGTGGGCTTCTTGGAGTGGGCAGCATTGTACTGCTCGGCACGGATCTCTATTGCCATCCTCGCATTCTCCGGTAGCGACTCGTAGATTTGCAAAAGCttcatctctttctcacgAGGACTGGCACCGGCGACGGCAGGGTTATCTTGCTGCTCACGAGTGAAGAACTCGTAGGTTGTGAGGGGCTTGAAGTAGGCGGCTGCGCGCTCCAGGGCCTCCTGGTGTAGCTGCTCGATGGACGCCCGCTGCTTGAGCGCAAGCATGTCTTCGTCCGGGAGCTCTTTGAAGATCCGAGACATCGCTTTGCGCCGCTCTGTTAGTTTAAGCtcgcgaagagagaggttcgtgagcagctgctcacggCAGAAGATTTCAAACACCTTTCCGCGCCCCGGGCTGCGTCGAACTCGCGTGATCCGTAACATCCTGGAACGTGTGAAGAGGAAGCAGGTGGCCGACAGAAAGACTgacagaaaaggaaaaggatgTTGTATGAGCATAGAAGCGGAGTTGTAAATCACAACGTCGATTGCTGCGGAGCCGCTTTTGTATGCCGGAATGTGCGCCGCGTGTCTTGACTACGGAGCTCTATAAGCCGGTGCGATAAGATCAATGGAGAACTTTTGTTTCCGTCCTACCCGCTATTTCAGCAATCGCATCCTTCCTCTCATTCACGACGAGAAGAAGCGTAGCGGCACCCTGTTACTCGCAAACGGCTTCGAtggcgagtgtgtgtgtgtgtgtgtgccgcctcttctttttATCCGTCGTGAAACGACGGACTACTCTTGACGACTGTATGTGTTTCGGTGTGTTCTTTGACCTGCTGATGGTACCTGGACTTTTGTAGACTGGTGGTGGCACGCAGCTCATGCCATTCCACGAAGAAGTGCTGAGAGATCCAATGTAGCGCctgatggagaagaggggcaaaGGAAGAGGGCAGCTAGCAGGAGGGGTGGGCGCATGATAGCCGCATTCGCGaagggagcgagaggaaacACGTGCCACATTAAcgcacacccccacacacgcacgcacctaTACACACACCAACGGAGAAGCATCACCGCGTGCAGGCGGACAAACGGCAtggaaagaagaaacagTTGTTCATCAAtattgtctctctctctctctctgtgcgtctgtcggtgtgtggggggggtggcaCTCGGGGTCGAAAGCCTATCATATGCCCCTACACTGCAGTGCACCGCACCATCCGTGTCGAGGTGAAAGATATATCCTCAGAACGATAACCCGTGTCACGTGTACCGGACAGCAAAGTGGCATTCCTTGTCACTGTGGTCACCGTGATCTGTGTTCGGCTGAGGTCTTCCAGATTTGGAGGAAGGCGAAGACATTTttcattttctttctttctggGGCGCTTGAAAAGCGTTCTAAAGATGGCTTCTGAactgaggtggagggggacacacagagatgcggaaggaggaagctagggagaggagtggggagaggggaagaacCTACATAGATGATGAGCGCAGCACAAAGCCCCGCTTCCTTATGAATTGAAAAGAATTGTTGGAGTACTCAAAAGAGCCAACGAGAGTCGTGTGTGCCTCCACcgaaa is from Leishmania panamensis strain MHOM/PA/94/PSC-1 chromosome 35 sequence and encodes:
- a CDS encoding hypothetical protein (TriTrypDB/GeneDB-style sysID: LpmP.35.5950); this encodes MYLVSLIEKAQLGAIHYGSVGISSATANELSRNVDSPPPTSQGASVSHATPMHSVAIDDRWLAAVTRYCHFTCTMDDVARAAMVFSKLVHVRWSLQAWRDTVPPLVDGKQEAHNRATGQRSFAISHQTLSTAPGEAISFGGRLYGRLYLSASHIISTEEAEIHLQQVLRRKGTLTAQRAWRELVNHHTAYAAYTESIESVMTLSSGVKGAGNAAPGSKSCEDAPGTLDHSSDTDTGEKNTVCEASDEQLLRQLSAELRASLSAPMLRALLSQMRRDAAHTEQCDQQRTAEWQLNERVMSAYEQVRALLGGKQAKGRSAWSLLVAMREESRFEDGLNAAALLSRLLNISSSGLTATMLREAEVHVEPPSSIGKGKETTAKGKTAHRQRKRKAEEADPVRLIHVTQSTLVTVTDLESLNEEQLQLVRVQLDRTKGSMKGVMETISQRCT
- a CDS encoding mkiaa0324 protein-like protein (TriTrypDB/GeneDB-style sysID: LpmP.35.5960) is translated as MFSRSMQALLIRRPPFASFFKAVSVPLKTTKPPLRMKAAGILWRKTAPQYGSRFSAPRVAAALQVYRKEAPLINRQVRMTARPGRRSAAAASQRKLVRTTDTKLKAIRVKRRQQHKKRAATPFAAFRAEVMRRTKLPSTEASRKRVLRMWVMTGQQRSLSAPKRVEMAVRLLNKNRKHTKRLSRKMSRKIAKRRSKHADHRSAKRPARRSSHKLATSTKFRIASGKTKKGLRVRPSRKATALKLKSVPSKRGARRVPKKLASPKLHLARNAAAKPSASKKKAAGRSKVPKRRARKTFRATSRRSKLQRTVAKWRTSAARHRRNPYLRFYRYMRLTGLIPNHPKILGSRQIKALWAETHALKGLNRRIARATELLEKRTGLKSMVSPPSVRRPARKDQSSRRRVSLPSPSPAARKDLNLLTLKQSDIKVPRYYRRNPFGATYAALLPVLRDIPSSTRMSKVAKAWTHTSMKDDKRSAKARIAAVAEAMRS
- a CDS encoding hypothetical protein (TriTrypDB/GeneDB-style sysID: LpmP.35.5980), whose protein sequence is MLRITRVRRSPGRGKVFEIFCREQLLTNLSLRELKLTERRKAMSRIFKELPDEDMLALKQRASIEQLHQEALERAAAYFKPLTTYEFFTREQQDNPAVAGASPREKEMKLLQIYESLPENARMAIEIRAEQYNAAHSKKPTTPALPVIPVRKKPASPASAPSSAKETKKAQGKAQKKFPKGTTGKAGAEASTDVAVPAKRAVKRSAGSPYSVFVREHMASLHHLAPKERMRVIGERWRSLTKEERQHRLEVGKAKLAEERALKAEAAEKTESSSPQTLNEKAAIASFSPDAPSTNAADGTNTQVAFTSTSSPSQEPLTTPAGGNSPATVITSLSLPPSTPQSITF